From the genome of Canis lupus familiaris isolate Mischka breed German Shepherd chromosome 8, alternate assembly UU_Cfam_GSD_1.0, whole genome shotgun sequence, one region includes:
- the SIX4 gene encoding homeobox protein SIX4 — protein MSSSSPTGQIASAADIKQENGMESASEGQEAPQEVAGGAAAGLSPPAPAPFPLEPGDAAAAAARVSAEEGAAAAANQVQLHSELLGRHHHAAAAAAAAAAAAAAAAQTPLAFSPDHVACVCEALQQGGNLDRLARFLWSLPQSDLLRGNESLLKARALVAFHQGIYPELYSILESHSFESANHPLLQQLWYKARYTEAERARGRPLGAVDKYRLRRKFPLPRTIWDGEETVYCFKEKSRNALKELYKQNRYPSPAEKRHLAKITGLSLTQVSNWFKNRRQRDRNPSETQSKSESDGNPSTEDESSKGHEDLSPHPLSGSSDSVTNLSLPSHMEPVYMQQIGNAKISLSSSGVLLNGSLVPASTSPVFLNGNSFIQGPNGVILNGLNVGNTQAVSLNPPKMASNIVSNGISMSDILGSTSQDVKEFKVLQSSSANSAATTSYSPSAPVSFPGLIPSTEVKREGIQTVASQDGGSVVTFTTPVQINQYGIVQIPNSGTNSQFLNGSIGFSPLQLPSVSVAASQGNLSVNASTSDGSTFTSESTTVQQGKVFLSSLAPSAVVYTVPNSGQTMGSVKQEGLERSLVFSQLMPVNQNAQINANLSSENISGSGLHPLASLVNVSPTHNFPLTPPTLLNPTELNPDLADSQPMSAPVASKSTVTSVSSTNYATLQNCSLITGQDLLSVPMTQTSLGEIVPTAEDQVGHPSPAVHQDFVREHRLVLQSVANIKENFLTNSEGKTTSNLMMLDSKSKYVLEGMVETVCEDLETDKKDLAKLQTVQLDEDMQDL, from the exons atgtcctcttcctcccccaccgGGCAGATCGCAAGTGCGGCGGACATCAAGCAGGAGAATGGGATGGAAAGCGCCTCGGAAGGGCAGGAGGCGCCCCAAGAAgtggcggggggcgcggcggcggggctgAGCCCCCCGGCTCCAGCCCCTTTCCCCCTGGAGCCGGGGgacgccgcggccgccgccgccaggGTGAGCGCGGAGGAaggggcagcggcggcggcgaATCAGGTACAACTCCACTCGGAACTTCTGGGCAGGCACCACcacgccgcggccgccgccgccgccgccgccgccgccgccgccgccgccgcgcagaCCCCGCTGGCCTTCTCGCCCGACCATGTCGCCTGCGTGTGCGAGGCGCTGCAGCAGGGGGGCAACCTGGACCGCCTGGCCCGGTTCCTGTGGTCCCTGCCCCAGAGCGACCTGCTACGTGGCAACGAGAGCCTGCTGAAGGCGCGGGCGCTGGTGGCCTTCCACCAGGGCATCTACCCCGAGCTCTACAGCATCCTCGAGAGCCACAGCTTCGAGTCGGCCAACCACCCGCTGCTGCAGCAGCTCTGGTACAAGGCGCGCTACACCGAGGCCGAGCGAGCCCGCGGCCGGCCCCTGGGCGCCGTGGACAAGTACCGGCTGCGCAGGAAATTCCCCCTGCCCCGCACCATCTGGGACGGCGAGGAGACGGTGTATTGTTTCAAGGAGAAGTCGCGCAACGCGCTCAAGGAGCTCTACAAGCAGAATCGCTACCCTTCGCCCGCCGAGAAGCGGCACCTGGCCAAGATCACCGGCCTCTCCCTCACCCAGGTCAGCAACTGGTTCAAGAACCGCCGGCAGCGCGATCGGAACCCCTCGGAGACCCAGTCCAAAAG TGAGTCAGATGGCAATCCCAGCACTGAAGATGAATCCAGCAAGGGCCATGAGGACTTGTCTCCTCATCCACTCTCCGGTTCATCGGATAGTGTCACCAACCTCAGCCTTCCCAGTCACATGGAGCCAGTATACATGCAACAAATTGGAAATGCTAAGATCTCATTAAGCTCTTCTGGAGTTTTGTTGAACGGAAGCTTGGTGCCTGCAAGTACTTCACCTGTCTTTCTTAATGGTAATTCTTTCATTCAGGGACCCAATGGAGTCATCCTTAATGGATTAAATGTGGGAAATACACAGGCAGTGTCATTGAACCCACCAAAAATGGCGTCAAACATTGTGAGCAATGGTATATCCATGAGTGACATACTGGGGTCTACCTCCCAGGATGTGAAGGAATTCAAAGTCCTCCAGAGTTCTTCAGCTAACTCAGCAGCCACCACTTCCTACAGCCCCAGTGCCCCTGTGTCATTCCCAGGGCTGATACCCAGCACTGAGGTAAAAAGAGAAGGCATTCAAACGGTGGCTTCCCAGGATGGAGGCTCTGTGGTGACCTTTACTACACCAGTGCAAATTAACCAGTATGGCATTGTCCAGATTCCCAATTCCGGGACAAACAGCCAGTTCCTTAATGGGAGCATTGGATTCTCTCCACTGCAGCTGCCTTCTGTTTCGGTAGCAGCTTCACAAG gTAATCTTTCAGTAAACGCAAGCACTTCAGATGGGAGCACATTTACAAGTGAGTCCACCACAGTCCAGCAAGGAAAGGTTTTCTTGAGTTCTCTTGCTCCCAGTGCTGTGGTATACACTGTTCCAAATTCAGGCCAGACTATGGGATCTGTTAAACAGGAGGGCTTGGAGAGGAGCCTGGTATTTTCTCAGTTGATGCCTGTCAATCAGAATGCACAAATAAATGCAAACCTGTCTTCTGAAAATATCTCGGGGAGCGGCCTCCATCCACTGGCCTCATTAGTTAACGTATCCCCAACTCACAATTTTCCCCTGACTCCCCCCACCTTATTAAATCCCACCGAGCTAAATCCTGACCTTGCTGATAGCCAGCCAATGTCTGCACCTGTGGCAAGCAAATCTACTGTGACATCTGTCAGCAGCACTAACTATGCAACTCTTCAGAACTGTTCCCTTATTACCGGTCAAGATCTCTTGTCCGTCCCCATGACCCAAACCTCCCTTGGGGAAATTGTTCCTACGGCCGAAGACCAGGTGGGTCACCCTTCCCCGGCAGTGCACCAGGATTTTGTCAGAGAACATCGTTTGGTTCTGCAATCAGTAGCTAATATAAAAGAGAATTTCTTAACAAATTCTGAGGGCAAAACCACGAGCAACTTAATGATGCTGGACTCAAAATCCAAGTACGTCCTAGAGGGCATGGTCGAGACTGTCTGTGAAGACctggaaacagacaaaaaagacCTTGCCAAGCTCCAGACTGTCCAACTGGATGAAGATATGCAAGACTTATAA